In Maridesulfovibrio sp., a single genomic region encodes these proteins:
- the hisG gene encoding ATP phosphoribosyltransferase — translation MSNKLKIGLPKGSLQDATIKLFAKSGWKINLHHRNYFPDVNDDELNISMCRAQEMSVYVADGVLDVGMTGKDWILENNSDVVEVSSLVYSKVSNRPARWVLAVGGDSPFMKPEDLAGKKIATELVGCTKRYFEEKGIDVEVFYSWGATEAKVVEGLCDAIVEVTETGTTIKAHGLRIIDEVMQTNTRLIANKDAWNDPWKRKKIENINLLLQGALRAEKMVGLKMNMPRKALDEAMKVMPSLNSPTVSSLSDTEWVSVEIMVEEIAVRELIPQLIDMGAEGIIEYPLNKVI, via the coding sequence ATGTCCAATAAACTTAAAATCGGTCTGCCTAAAGGTTCCCTGCAGGATGCCACAATCAAATTGTTCGCCAAATCCGGGTGGAAGATCAATCTGCACCACAGAAACTATTTTCCCGATGTAAACGACGATGAACTGAATATTTCCATGTGCCGTGCACAGGAAATGTCGGTGTACGTTGCTGACGGTGTCCTTGACGTAGGTATGACAGGTAAGGACTGGATTCTTGAAAACAACTCCGATGTCGTGGAAGTTTCAAGCCTTGTATACTCCAAGGTTTCCAACCGTCCTGCACGCTGGGTTCTGGCTGTCGGCGGAGATTCTCCCTTTATGAAGCCGGAAGATCTGGCCGGAAAGAAAATCGCCACCGAACTGGTCGGCTGCACCAAGCGTTATTTCGAGGAAAAGGGCATTGATGTTGAAGTGTTCTATTCCTGGGGAGCTACCGAGGCAAAGGTTGTGGAAGGTTTGTGTGATGCCATTGTCGAAGTTACCGAGACCGGCACCACCATCAAGGCTCACGGCCTGCGCATCATTGATGAGGTAATGCAGACAAACACCAGGCTTATAGCCAACAAGGATGCCTGGAACGATCCCTGGAAACGCAAGAAGATCGAAAACATCAACCTTCTGCTGCAGGGAGCGCTTCGCGCCGAGAAAATGGTCGGGCTCAAAATGAACATGCCCAGAAAGGCCCTTGATGAAGCAATGAAGGTCATGCCCAGCCTTAACTCTCCCACCGTGTCTTCACTTTCCGATACTGAATGGGTTTCTGTTGAAATCATGGTCGAGGAAATTGCAGTGCGTGAGCTTATCCCCCAGCTCATAGACATGGGGGCGGAAGGTATCATCGAATACCCCCTCAACAAGGTGATTTAA
- a CDS encoding tetratricopeptide repeat protein — MKRCLILILAFLLLMVQGCEKPDSGVSEVIEKARMNFISGYYSDSEKGFERYLQDNPQGESRLEAWNYLVKIASEVRHDSERGAAILEAMYLEFGHRKDLAAKLKRQLAEMYIRSGDYKKAVEALEKSLEFSGQPQEDIDSTRFMLAETFRKLRNYDLAIYTYSDIASGQADIKTKARALYEMAHTLTLIQAWERAESELGKLIRMDGVPEDIRSESVFMLADIYENRHEYREAEKLLESIVDTYPNPYAVRFKLDYLKKKE; from the coding sequence ATGAAAAGATGTCTGATTTTAATTCTCGCATTCCTGCTCCTGATGGTGCAGGGATGCGAGAAGCCTGACTCCGGTGTTTCTGAGGTAATAGAAAAGGCCAGGATGAATTTTATCTCCGGGTATTATTCCGATTCGGAAAAAGGTTTTGAAAGATATCTTCAGGACAATCCGCAGGGAGAATCCAGGCTTGAGGCCTGGAATTATCTTGTAAAAATAGCATCAGAGGTACGGCATGACAGTGAACGCGGGGCAGCGATCCTTGAGGCCATGTACCTTGAATTCGGCCATAGGAAGGACCTCGCAGCTAAACTTAAACGTCAGCTGGCGGAAATGTATATCCGCAGCGGTGATTACAAGAAGGCTGTTGAAGCACTTGAAAAAAGTCTGGAGTTTTCCGGGCAGCCGCAGGAGGATATTGATTCCACCCGTTTCATGCTGGCCGAGACATTCCGAAAGCTGCGCAATTACGATCTTGCAATATACACCTACAGCGACATAGCTTCCGGTCAGGCGGATATTAAAACCAAAGCCAGAGCTCTTTATGAAATGGCTCATACCTTAACGCTTATCCAGGCCTGGGAGCGGGCTGAATCCGAACTTGGAAAATTAATCAGGATGGATGGCGTTCCGGAAGACATCCGTTCAGAATCAGTCTTCATGCTGGCCGATATTTATGAAAACAGGCACGAGTACCGGGAGGCCGAAAAGCTGCTTGAAAGCATTGTGGATACATATCCGAATCCATATGCAGTGCGGTTCAAACTAGATTACCTCAAGAAAAAGGAATGA
- a CDS encoding HAMP domain-containing sensor histidine kinase, giving the protein MDNLPSLNQFGEQLDLLKKFLREENDEQADSLAQTIFETYAFSRGENLRLEDDLIAEKNMLSVSDERAEHLEVKLREAVSACNSGINTFRRFCAAQQHINGLKSVAGLPELMSAVAAELDIYKISVVLDRGLCSGLPSEGIPTFYLKGCMRYIDATFGNGGSRVYIGPVSKMMRPDIFFGDPKMSQDIGGSCFSCGLTDKYHPGELIGLFSIYDPSEDRYHPDMGTDFLEHFCGSFSSTLVDVINHQRAELLRQDVERITRHDLKTPLNAVINLPHLLLASEQDSGKAEMIRTIQDAGYKMLGLLNRSYDIYLMESGTYILKPEKVDLLEMAGKIRLELLDLIENKNLVFEISVNGNVPSGADIFTVMGEELLLFSMLANLVRNSVEAAPKKSTISIRLDNTAGTRVEIHNLGEVPPSIRDNFFEKYITCGKKSGTGLGTYSARLIARTHGGDLEMNTSAEDGTTLVVIL; this is encoded by the coding sequence ATGGATAATCTGCCAAGTCTCAATCAATTCGGGGAACAGCTTGATCTGCTCAAGAAATTTCTAAGGGAAGAAAATGATGAACAGGCCGACAGCCTGGCCCAGACAATATTTGAGACTTACGCCTTTTCACGCGGAGAAAATCTGCGTCTGGAAGATGATCTTATAGCGGAGAAAAACATGCTCAGTGTATCCGATGAACGGGCGGAACACCTGGAAGTTAAACTAAGGGAAGCCGTTTCCGCATGTAATTCCGGAATTAATACCTTCCGCCGGTTCTGCGCTGCACAGCAGCATATAAACGGTCTAAAATCTGTTGCAGGCTTGCCGGAGCTTATGAGTGCTGTGGCGGCAGAACTTGATATATACAAAATTTCCGTTGTGCTTGACCGGGGGCTTTGTTCCGGTCTTCCATCCGAAGGAATTCCGACATTTTACCTGAAAGGTTGTATGCGTTATATAGACGCCACATTCGGCAATGGCGGCAGCCGGGTGTATATAGGCCCTGTTTCCAAGATGATGCGCCCGGATATCTTTTTCGGAGATCCTAAAATGTCTCAGGATATAGGTGGATCGTGTTTTTCCTGCGGTCTGACCGACAAGTATCATCCGGGAGAACTTATCGGGCTTTTTTCCATTTATGACCCGTCTGAAGACCGCTATCATCCGGATATGGGCACCGATTTTCTGGAACATTTCTGTGGATCATTCTCATCCACACTTGTTGATGTGATCAACCATCAACGCGCTGAACTGCTCCGGCAGGACGTTGAGCGCATTACAAGACATGATCTCAAGACTCCGCTCAATGCAGTGATCAATCTTCCCCACCTGCTGCTTGCCTCGGAGCAGGACAGCGGTAAAGCCGAGATGATCCGGACAATTCAGGATGCCGGCTACAAGATGCTCGGACTGCTCAACCGTTCGTACGATATCTATCTGATGGAATCCGGGACCTATATCCTGAAGCCTGAAAAGGTGGATCTTCTTGAAATGGCGGGAAAAATTCGTCTGGAATTGCTTGACCTGATTGAAAACAAGAATCTTGTTTTTGAAATTTCAGTGAATGGAAATGTTCCGTCCGGTGCGGATATTTTCACGGTAATGGGTGAGGAACTGCTTCTTTTTTCCATGCTGGCAAATCTTGTGCGGAACAGCGTGGAAGCTGCTCCGAAAAAAAGCACTATCAGCATCAGACTTGATAATACTGCCGGTACCAGAGTGGAGATTCATAACCTCGGTGAAGTTCCTCCTTCCATCCGGGATAATTTTTTTGAAAAATACATCACCTGCGGAAAAAAGAGTGGAACAGGGCTCGGTACCTATTCTGCCCGTCTAATAGCCAGAACACATGGCGGTGACCTGGAAATGAACACGTCTGCCGAAGATGGAACTACACTGGTTGTAATTCTTTAA
- the hisI gene encoding phosphoribosyl-AMP cyclohydrolase has protein sequence MIKPDFDKMKGLIPAIAQDAETGEVLMMAYMNEEAWNKTLETGEAHYWSRSRNTLWHKGGTSGHVQMIRSIRIDCDDDTLVLLIEQIGGAACHKGYRSCFYRELKEGEVVECSPMVFDPKEVYK, from the coding sequence ATGATCAAGCCAGACTTTGATAAAATGAAAGGTCTCATACCTGCCATTGCGCAGGATGCCGAAACAGGTGAAGTCCTGATGATGGCATACATGAATGAGGAAGCATGGAATAAAACGCTTGAAACAGGTGAAGCCCATTACTGGAGCAGAAGCCGCAACACTCTCTGGCACAAGGGCGGTACATCTGGCCATGTACAGATGATCAGATCCATAAGGATCGACTGTGACGATGACACCCTGGTTCTGCTCATTGAGCAGATAGGCGGTGCCGCCTGCCACAAAGGCTACAGAAGCTGTTTCTATCGTGAACTCAAGGAAGGCGAAGTAGTTGAATGTTCGCCCATGGTTTTTGATCCCAAGGAGGTATACAAATAA
- a CDS encoding sigma-54 dependent transcriptional regulator: MAKVLVIDDDSFLGELLVSIAEDLGHSGETALTLKKGLDMARKESFDVVFLDVVLPDGNGLNALPELHQMSNAPEVVIITGLGDTKGAELAINSGAWDYIAKPASAEDYILHMQRVLKYRVEKQASSPNLGHHNIVGRSNSIMRCLEQASKAAESHVGVLILGETGTGKELFARVVHDNSTRRKGPFVIVDCASIPENLVESILFGHERGAFTSADRFQEGLIAKADGGTLFLDEVGELPLALQKAFLRVLQEHTYRPVGGNEELQSDFRLVAATNRDLDALVQSGRFRQDLLYRLQAFTIELPPLRQRGNDLRRLSRYYLNKLAADFNITPIPISDEFMDALKAYSWPGNVRELFNVLEQVFTANTEAGELLPIHLPVKVRVAAAQASVLPKVETGKTLTLIHGNKSRKSKPCLSTEIPAVNMENDFPLLKDYREQALDQAEKLYLESLIMHCKANMGEAAKTAGLSMSRLYALLKKHGIRKKYIPG; this comes from the coding sequence ATGGCGAAAGTTCTGGTTATAGATGATGATTCTTTTTTAGGGGAACTTCTGGTTTCCATTGCCGAAGACTTGGGGCACAGCGGTGAAACAGCGCTTACCTTAAAGAAAGGTCTGGACATGGCCCGTAAGGAATCGTTTGACGTTGTTTTCCTTGACGTTGTCCTGCCGGACGGAAACGGTCTCAATGCCCTGCCGGAACTGCACCAGATGAGCAATGCGCCTGAGGTGGTCATCATAACAGGGCTCGGTGATACTAAAGGAGCGGAACTGGCCATAAATTCCGGAGCCTGGGATTATATTGCCAAGCCGGCCAGCGCCGAAGACTACATCCTCCACATGCAGAGGGTGCTGAAGTACCGGGTCGAAAAGCAGGCTTCCAGCCCGAATCTTGGTCATCATAATATCGTAGGGCGTTCAAATTCGATAATGCGCTGCCTTGAACAGGCATCAAAGGCGGCGGAAAGCCATGTCGGCGTTCTTATACTTGGTGAAACAGGGACGGGAAAGGAACTGTTTGCCAGAGTTGTGCACGACAACAGTACCAGGCGCAAGGGTCCTTTCGTAATCGTCGACTGTGCCTCCATCCCTGAAAATCTTGTTGAATCCATCCTTTTCGGCCATGAGCGCGGTGCTTTTACCAGTGCGGACAGGTTTCAGGAAGGACTGATAGCCAAGGCTGACGGCGGTACATTGTTTCTGGATGAAGTGGGTGAGCTGCCTCTTGCATTGCAGAAAGCCTTTTTGAGGGTTCTGCAGGAGCATACATACCGTCCGGTAGGCGGTAATGAGGAACTGCAAAGTGATTTCCGTCTGGTTGCCGCCACAAACCGCGATCTTGATGCGCTTGTTCAAAGCGGCAGATTCCGACAGGATCTTCTTTACAGGCTGCAGGCCTTTACCATAGAGCTTCCACCGCTCAGGCAGCGCGGCAACGACCTGCGGAGACTTTCGCGCTATTATCTGAACAAGCTTGCGGCTGACTTCAACATTACTCCTATTCCTATTTCCGATGAATTCATGGATGCTTTGAAAGCATACTCCTGGCCCGGAAATGTCCGCGAACTTTTCAACGTCCTTGAACAGGTGTTCACAGCCAATACCGAGGCCGGGGAACTGCTCCCCATTCATCTTCCGGTAAAGGTAAGGGTGGCGGCAGCTCAGGCATCCGTATTACCCAAGGTTGAAACCGGAAAGACCCTGACGCTGATTCACGGTAACAAGTCCAGAAAGAGTAAGCCCTGCCTTAGTACAGAAATTCCGGCCGTAAATATGGAAAATGATTTTCCTCTGCTCAAGGACTATCGGGAGCAGGCATTGGATCAGGCTGAAAAATTATATCTTGAAAGTCTCATCATGCACTGCAAGGCTAATATGGGTGAGGCCGCGAAAACAGCAGGTCTTTCAATGTCACGCCTTTATGCACTGCTCAAAAAGCATGGTATCAGGAAAAAATATATACCCGGTTAA
- a CDS encoding lysylphosphatidylglycerol synthase transmembrane domain-containing protein, whose amino-acid sequence MTYPEPKGSRVAAYAANLLKIIIAVGIVYWLVVSKSIRLEYLYVSHENIYLLIYSILVIAVAVNLSALRIGILLRGAGIGLGFHKCLKINIIMYFFSQCVLGAASGDVARFFYIMRETGHKAEAGAAVLIDRIIGLMGLFMLAGLGMVLNWQLVEAAERLRIIATPLLAILCFIWLVFLLGFLALVKGRITALVVGCGISGCLLLLCSFSSSAYVASEIGPALFAASTAALIAPIVSPEFAPEGFIYRRVLGRSRLGSKIADLTAAVFVYRNSFPALGITIIFTAAQHLLMIYSLYLFSQVLNLPAVPDFGQVFFAGPPAFLAGIIPAPAAGLGVNEAAFDVMLELISNGVITAGASIYLMQRIWLTVLSLGGLPFIFKLKGKTVEPE is encoded by the coding sequence TTGACATATCCGGAGCCCAAGGGGAGCAGGGTTGCAGCTTATGCTGCGAATCTCCTTAAAATAATCATAGCTGTGGGCATAGTCTACTGGCTGGTTGTTTCCAAGAGCATCCGTCTTGAATATCTTTATGTATCACATGAGAATATTTACCTTTTAATCTATTCAATACTGGTAATTGCTGTTGCAGTTAATTTATCCGCCCTGCGGATAGGCATCCTTCTGCGTGGTGCAGGTATAGGACTTGGTTTTCATAAATGCTTGAAGATTAACATAATAATGTATTTTTTTTCCCAATGCGTTTTGGGAGCTGCAAGCGGAGATGTTGCCCGTTTTTTCTATATAATGCGTGAAACCGGGCACAAGGCCGAGGCCGGCGCGGCCGTGCTTATTGACCGCATTATCGGGCTCATGGGGCTGTTTATGCTGGCAGGTCTGGGAATGGTTCTGAACTGGCAGCTTGTGGAAGCTGCCGAGCGGCTCAGGATAATAGCTACCCCATTGCTGGCTATCCTTTGTTTTATCTGGCTTGTTTTTTTACTAGGCTTTCTGGCTCTGGTCAAAGGCAGGATAACAGCTCTTGTCGTCGGTTGCGGAATATCAGGCTGTCTGCTGCTTTTATGCAGCTTCAGTTCTTCGGCCTATGTTGCTTCTGAAATAGGTCCTGCTCTGTTTGCTGCTTCCACAGCAGCACTGATCGCTCCAATCGTATCTCCGGAATTCGCTCCGGAAGGTTTTATCTATCGCAGGGTTCTGGGAAGGAGCAGATTGGGTTCAAAAATAGCAGACCTGACAGCGGCTGTATTCGTATACAGAAATTCATTTCCAGCTCTTGGAATTACCATTATTTTTACTGCGGCTCAGCACCTGCTTATGATTTATTCCCTGTATCTTTTTTCGCAGGTTCTGAATCTGCCTGCTGTTCCTGATTTCGGGCAGGTCTTTTTTGCCGGTCCACCGGCATTTCTGGCCGGGATAATTCCCGCTCCGGCAGCCGGACTTGGAGTTAACGAGGCTGCCTTCGATGTCATGCTTGAGCTTATTTCAAACGGGGTCATCACCGCAGGTGCTTCGATTTATCTGATGCAGCGCATCTGGCTTACCGTTCTCAGTCTTGGTGGTTTACCGTTTATTTTCAAGTTAAAAGGTAAAACTGTTGAGCCGGAATAA
- a CDS encoding Fur family transcriptional regulator, translating into MKSAQDIFTEYLSRQRLKMTPQRRTILDVFLAEEGHVSSEELYNLIRKEDSSIGQATVYRTLKLLAESGIAKAVDFNDGVIRYEHKYGHEHHDHLVCERCGKTIEAVDHEIEHLQEELAKKHGFVLLHHEMYLFGVCRECQGKSE; encoded by the coding sequence ATGAAGTCAGCACAGGATATATTCACCGAGTACCTTTCTCGGCAGAGACTGAAAATGACCCCCCAGCGCAGGACAATTCTGGACGTGTTCCTTGCTGAAGAGGGTCATGTATCCTCGGAAGAACTGTATAATCTCATCCGGAAGGAAGACTCGTCCATTGGACAGGCTACCGTTTACCGCACCCTGAAACTTCTTGCCGAATCAGGCATTGCCAAAGCTGTTGATTTCAACGACGGCGTAATCCGCTATGAACATAAGTACGGTCATGAGCATCATGACCACCTTGTCTGCGAGCGCTGCGGAAAGACCATCGAAGCCGTTGATCATGAGATCGAACATCTGCAGGAAGAGCTCGCGAAGAAGCACGGATTTGTTCTTCTTCATCACGAAATGTACCTCTTCGGCGTTTGCAGGGAGTGCCAGGGAAAAAGCGAATAA
- a CDS encoding MFS transporter, with product MNDAKKRAVILTVAITQFTMPFMFSAVGITLPVMGHDLGASGLDLSLVESIYIGSVAALLLPLGRLADMHGRQPMFRLGTLLFTIFTFLIGYAHSINTVILLRMAQGISGAMCIATNMALLTDSIPREERGRAMGLAVAAVYVGLSIGPYAGGLVTSHLGWRWLYWLGMIPLGISYLVAHLNLNGKFRTSEEKFDLAGSIVVALSVAGIVFGGTSLNSGWFGPMLLIGGVAGFIIFILMQNRVEYPLVELTLFKERQDFSDASLVQYINYAGTFGMVFLFSLYLQTVKGLTPHEAGLVLVVQPIIQSLLSPPCGKLADKISPRLLALLGMIFCTVGTIMGVVVTAQTEISYLYTMFVIQGIGFSLFSSPNMMILMGSVPPSRFGFASSVSGGLRTIGMVTSMVIIAVFLSTIMGNAPISAESSTAYLKVMHFSLIALSCLCVLAVLVSARSVLRKSAVAK from the coding sequence ATGAATGACGCAAAAAAAAGAGCCGTTATACTGACCGTGGCCATAACCCAGTTTACTATGCCGTTCATGTTTTCCGCAGTAGGGATAACACTGCCGGTAATGGGCCATGATCTCGGAGCCAGCGGACTGGACCTCAGTCTCGTTGAATCTATCTACATCGGAAGCGTTGCGGCTCTTCTGCTGCCTCTTGGAAGACTGGCAGACATGCATGGCAGACAGCCCATGTTCAGGCTCGGCACTCTCCTTTTCACCATCTTCACTTTTCTGATCGGATATGCACATTCAATCAACACCGTCATCCTGCTGCGTATGGCTCAGGGCATATCCGGTGCAATGTGCATTGCAACCAACATGGCCCTCCTTACAGATTCCATCCCCAGAGAAGAACGCGGTCGGGCCATGGGGCTTGCTGTTGCCGCCGTGTACGTCGGTCTCTCAATAGGACCATACGCCGGAGGGCTGGTTACCTCTCACCTCGGATGGCGCTGGCTGTACTGGCTGGGCATGATCCCGCTCGGTATCTCATACCTTGTCGCGCACCTGAATCTGAATGGAAAATTCAGGACTTCGGAAGAAAAATTCGATCTTGCCGGAAGTATTGTTGTTGCCTTATCCGTCGCCGGAATTGTTTTCGGCGGAACAAGTCTCAATTCAGGATGGTTCGGCCCCATGCTCCTGATAGGAGGCGTTGCCGGATTCATAATCTTCATTCTGATGCAGAACAGGGTCGAATACCCGTTGGTTGAACTGACCCTTTTCAAGGAAAGGCAGGATTTCTCGGATGCTTCCCTTGTACAGTACATTAACTACGCCGGAACCTTCGGCATGGTTTTTCTGTTCAGCCTTTACCTGCAGACAGTGAAGGGCCTTACGCCGCATGAAGCAGGTCTTGTGCTTGTTGTGCAGCCGATCATTCAATCGCTGCTCTCACCGCCGTGCGGAAAACTCGCCGACAAGATTTCTCCGAGACTGCTGGCACTGCTGGGTATGATATTCTGCACGGTCGGAACAATCATGGGCGTAGTTGTCACGGCTCAGACGGAAATAAGCTATCTTTACACCATGTTTGTAATTCAGGGCATAGGGTTTTCCCTGTTTTCATCTCCCAACATGATGATACTCATGGGCAGCGTACCTCCTTCCAGATTCGGCTTTGCTTCTTCTGTTTCAGGAGGACTGAGGACCATAGGAATGGTTACAAGCATGGTGATCATTGCTGTTTTCCTTTCCACAATCATGGGTAATGCCCCCATATCAGCAGAATCGTCGACAGCATACCTGAAGGTCATGCATTTCTCGCTGATAGCGCTTTCATGCCTTTGTGTCCTTGCCGTGCTTGTGTCTGCCAGGTCCGTGCTGCGCAAGTCCGCAGTTGCCAAATAA
- the rsmG gene encoding 16S rRNA (guanine(527)-N(7))-methyltransferase RsmG, translated as MAYSVSSEQIIKEAVQAGRELKPDTSLDERFMEAEGQATALADYLNLLIKWNKSMNLVGPSGWEEIFHSLITDSLYLADFLKTLDLPESPRTLDLGAGAGLPGIPLRCVWQNGSYLLVESRQKRSIFMRTVLRSIKLPGTDVFQGRAEKIPQAELPADLIISKAFMPWKELLPFVIPMLGKGGRVIILSNDLPPDSAATEKFGFKVEKHTTYSAGNREHYLWALKNIA; from the coding sequence ATGGCCTATTCAGTAAGCAGCGAACAGATAATAAAAGAAGCAGTACAAGCCGGAAGAGAACTGAAACCCGACACAAGTCTTGATGAACGTTTCATGGAAGCTGAAGGACAGGCAACAGCACTTGCTGACTACCTGAACCTGCTGATTAAATGGAATAAATCCATGAATCTGGTCGGTCCTTCCGGCTGGGAGGAAATTTTCCATTCCCTGATTACGGACAGCCTCTATCTGGCTGATTTTCTTAAGACACTGGATTTGCCTGAATCACCCCGTACACTGGACCTTGGAGCAGGAGCAGGCCTTCCCGGAATACCGCTGCGCTGCGTCTGGCAGAACGGAAGCTACCTTCTAGTGGAATCCAGACAGAAAAGATCAATTTTCATGCGCACAGTACTGCGCTCCATAAAACTTCCTGGAACAGATGTATTTCAGGGCCGAGCGGAAAAAATACCACAGGCCGAACTCCCGGCCGATCTGATCATAAGCAAGGCCTTCATGCCCTGGAAGGAACTCCTGCCGTTTGTAATCCCGATGCTCGGCAAAGGGGGCAGGGTGATCATACTGTCCAACGATCTTCCGCCGGATTCTGCCGCAACTGAAAAATTCGGTTTCAAAGTAGAAAAACACACCACGTATTCTGCAGGAAACAGGGAACATTACCTGTGGGCGCTGAAAAACATAGCCTAA